In Monodelphis domestica isolate mMonDom1 chromosome 3, mMonDom1.pri, whole genome shotgun sequence, the following proteins share a genomic window:
- the GCNT4 gene encoding beta-1,3-galactosyl-O-glycosyl-glycoprotein beta-1,6-N-acetylglucosaminyltransferase 4 encodes MKGYVCSSKYPLRQKIFILFLTLWLFSLLKLLNVKGSFFSRKGIYLVERSLSTSSYVRNKYTFVRGEYRYKINCSRIYEQEPVEIGKTLEIRKKDIIDLDDEDVVEMTKDCKVYQTIRRYHLKTVSTEEQKFPIAYSLVVHKDAIMVERLIHAIYNSHNVYCIHYDQKSRSTFKLAMDNIARCFSNIFIASKLETVEYAHISRLQADFNCLSDLLKSHVPWKYVINLCGQDFPLKSNFELVTELKKLNGANMLESVKPSSTKKERFIYHHELKIVPYDYTVMPVRTNISKEAPPHNIEIFVGSAYFVLSRAFINYTFNNPLAKDLFEWSKDTYSPDEHFWATMIRVPGIPGEISRSAQDVTDLQSKTRLVKWNYLEDHFYPPCTGSHLRSVCIYGAAELRWLMKYGHWFANKFDSKVDPVLIKCLAEKLEEQQREWVRLSSEKLFMIGTPTTVSL; translated from the coding sequence ATGAAGGGATACGTGTGCTCTTCTAAATACCCTCTGCGACAGAAGATTTTCATACTGTTTTTGACACTATGGTTGTTCTCTTTATTGAAACTTTTAAACGTGAAAGGATCTTTCTTCTCAAGAAAAGGCATTTACTTAGTCGAACGATCTTTAAGCACTTCATCCTATGTAAGAAACAAGTATACTTTTGTCAGAGGTGAATACAGGTACAAAATTAACTGTTCCCGTATTTATGAGCAAGAGCCTGTGGAGATTGGCAAGACACtggagataaggaagaaagacATCATTGATTTAGATGATGAAGATGTTGTAGAAATGACCAAAGATTGTAAGGTCTATCAGACCATAAGAAGATACCACCTGAAGACTGTTTCAACAGAAGAGCAAAAATTCCCAATAGCTTATTCTTTGGTAGTTCACAAAGATGCCATCATGGTTGAAAGATTGATCCATGCAATATACAACAGTCACAATGTTTATtgtattcattatgatcagaaaTCACGTTCCACTTTCAAACTTGCCATGGACAATATAGCTAGGTGCTTTTCCAACATTTTCATCGCTTCCAAATTAGAGACAGTGGAATATGCTCACATTTCCAGGCTCCAAGCTGATTTTAATTGCTTGTCTGACCTGCTGAAATCCCATGTTCCTTGGAAGTATGTTATTAACCTGTGTGGGCaagattttcctttaaaatcaaaCTTTGAATTAGTAACTGAGTTGAAAAAACTAAATGGAGCAAATATGCTCGAGTCAGTGAAGCCAAGTAGCACCAAAAAGGAAAGATTCATTTATCACCATGAACTCAAAATTGTGCCTTATGACTACACAGTAATGCCTGTAAGGACAAACATTTCCAAGGAAGCTCCACCTCATAACATTGAGATTTTCGTGGGTAGTGCTTATTTTGTTTTAAGCCGAGCCTTCATTAACTATACTTTCAATAACCCCCTTGCTAAAGACTTATTTGAGTGGTCTAAAGATACATACTCCCCAGATGAGCATTTCTGGGCCACCATGATCCGAGTACCAGGAATACCCGGGGAGATATCCAGATCAGCACAAGATGTCACAGACTTACAAAGTAAAACTCGACTGGTCAAATGGAATTACTTAGAAGACCATTTCTATCCTCCCTGTACTGGCTCTCATCTTCGTAGTGTATGTATCTATGGGGCAGCTGAATTAAGATGGCTTATGAAATATGGACACTGGTTTGCCAATAAATTTGATTCCAAGGTGGACCCAGTTTTAATTAAATGTTTGGCCGAAAAGCTTGAAGAACAGCAGAGAGAGTGGGTTCGTTTATCTTCAGAAAAATTATTTATGATTGGAACTCCCACAACTGTGTCACTGTAG